The DNA window GGCAAGCGCCGCGCCGATGTTCAGTTGCCCGAAGAGGTTGAGGCCGAATATGGTGGTGGCTTCATCGGCCTGCTGCGCTGGGGCCTGTACCAGCGGATGATCGATGCTCTTCCGCCCGGTGTTCTGAAGCTGGACCATCATGTGGTGTCGGTCGAGGACAGGGGCGACAGCGTGCGCCTGACCTTCGCCAATGGCACGGTTCATGATGCCGATGTGCTGGTCGGAGCCGATGGCATCAACTCCTTTGTCCGCAAGCATCTGTGGGGTGACGAGCCGATCCGGCATCAGCGCCTCCATCTGGTGGGGGGCTATCTGTTCCTCGACAAGGAGCCCGAGGGCGTGGGCATCATTGCCCACAACCGCACCACCCAGGTCAGCTACACGCCGATCCGGCACGAGGGCAAATGGGGCTATGAATGGTGGGTTCTGGAAGCCTGCGATCCATCGGCTGCGCCACCGTCGGACCTGATCGGCTTTTGCCGTGAGCGGGCTCGCGGCTTTCCCAAGACCGTGCGGGATCTGCTGGAAGCGACCCCGCTTGAGCATATGCAGCGCTGGGAAATCCGTGATCGGCCGCCTTTGCGCGCGTGGAGCAAGGGGCGCATCGCGCTGGTGGGCGATGCGGCGCATCCAACCTCTCCCTATGCCGCCTATGGCGCAGGCATGTCGATCGAGGATGGCTATTTTCTGGCGCGCGAACTGGCTGCGATCGACATGGCGGATACAGGTGCGGTCCGGTCCGCTTTGCTGGCCTTTGAAAAACGGCGGATCCCGCACACCGTGCAGGTCACTCAGGGCGCCTATTTTACGGGCAAGATCTTCCATCACTGCCCCCGCTGGTTGCGCCCGCTGCGGGACTGGGTGTTTGATCATACGCCCTTCCTGCAGAAGATGGTGGGCGACGACATGCCCAGGCACATCCTGTCGCAACTCGCCGAGATCGAGGACGCGCCGCCCTATGTGCCGGTGCACAAGCGGGTGCAGGCACAGATATCCTGACGCGGGCAAGCCTTCGGGAGCGTGATCGCTTTGGGCATGAAGGCCCAGGTGGATCTATTCGTTTCATGATTGGATGACCATAAAATCAAAAAATTTTGATGATGGCATTCATGTTGCCATTCTGCATTCAACAAAAAAGGGGAGAGGATCATGAGGCTGAAAACAGCTCTAATTGCGTCAACCTTGCTGGCGCCGGTTGTTCTGACCGCGCCGGTTCAGGCCCAGACCGTCACGGATGCGCCGTCAGACGTGGCACGCTCCGCCAAGTCGGACGGGGCCGATCACGGTATTCAGGAGATCATCGTCACCGCGCAGCGCCGGTCGGAAAATCTCCAGAAGACCGCTCTGGCGGTCAGCGCGGTGGCCGGAGATGCACTGGTCAAGCAATCGATCAGTCAGGCCACCGATCTGACGCGGCTGGTGCCCGCTTTGCAGATCGCGCCGGCGGCCTCCTATACGCAGATCTATCTGCGCGGCATCGGTACCTTCGGCGCCAATGCCTTCGCCGATCAGGGCGTCGCCTTCAATCTGGACGGCATCTATCTGTCGCGCCCCGCCGCCCCTGCCGCGCTGTTCTACGACCTTGAACGCATGGAGGTGCTCAAGGGACCGCAGGGCACGCTTTACGGGCGCAATGCCTCGGGCGGCGCGGTCAATGTCATCACGGCCAAGCCCAGGCTGGGCGAGACCTCGGGCTTTGTGAACGGCGAGTATGGCAACTATAATGCGGTGAAGGTGTCAGGTGCCGTCAACCTGCCCATCGGTGACAGATGGGCTTTGCGCGTTTCGGGCCAGCATGCCAGCCATGACGGTTACTACAGCGACGGTTACGATGACGAGAACACCCAGGCCGCCCGCGCGCAGCTCAAGTTCGATTCCCGCACCGGTTTCGATGCGACGCTGATGCTCGATTATGGCCATGTCGGCGGCAAGGGATCGGGTGGCACGATCATGCCGCTGATCGGCAACGGACGCCTGGGGCCCAGCGATCCCGCCGTCGTCGCGGCCTATCTGGCCGCCAGCCCCACGGCGCCTGTGCCTCAGGTCGTTACCCAGCCCAATGGCTTTCAGAGCAACAATTTCTACGGCGCCGCGCTGACGGTGAACCAGGAGTTGGGGTTCGCCAAATTAACGGTCATTCCCGCCTTCCGCGAGACCGATCTCAACTTTCTGTCCTATGCCTCGGGCTTTTACATCCGCGATCAAGAATACACCCATCAGAGTTCGGTGGAGGCCCGGCTGGCCAACAGTAAGGGCATGCTCAACTGGGTTGTGGGTGGCTACTTCTTTGACGAGCGTGTTCACGCCAGCCAGAACTACAACCAGGGATCGAACATCCTGCTGGTGACGCCGAACCTTGCCACACAGAGCCTTGCCGCATTTGGCCAGGCAACCGTCACCGTGGCGCCCAAATTTCGCCTGACCGGAGGCTTGCGCTATACCGACGATCACAAAACGCAGAACAGCGCTGTCGTAAATTCCCCCTTCGTGGGTTTCGTCAGTCCGGCCACGGGCAATTTCACACCCATCTTTAATCCCGTCACGTCGCAGGCGATCAGCGACGTGCATTTCCGCAAGGCAACATGGAAGGCTGGCGCGGAATTTGATGCCGGTCCGCGCAGCCTGCTGTATGCCTCGGTGGCGACCGGCTTCAAATCGGGTGCGCTTTACGCGGCGCAAACGAACAACAGCTCGCAGCCCGAAAACCTGACCGCCTACACGCTGGGGTCGAAGAACCGGTTCCTCGACAACCGGCTGCAACTCAATTTCGAAGCCTTCCTGTGGGATTACAAGAACCAGCAGATTTCCCACCTCGGCCCGGTCCAGATCGCCACCAGCCCGGCTGGCGCCATCTATGCTCCGGTGTTTCTCACGGAAAACGCGGGCTCTGCGCGTCTGCATGGCGTCGAGGCTGAGCTGGTCTTCAAGCCTGACGCGGCCAATCTCTTCACCGCCGATGTCCAGTGGCTTCATGCCCGTTATCGCACCTTCCGCTACAATGCCTATTCGGCCACCGGCGGTGCGCCTGCCGTGGGCTGCGCGGTCGCCCCGACGAGCCTCATCGGCGCGAGCAGCGGCGCGGCCATCTACAGCGTCGACTGCTCCGGCAAGCCCTTGGCCAACGCGCCGGACTGGACGTTCAACATGGGCTATGAACACCATGTCACGCTCGGGGACGGCAGCCATCTGACCTTCGCGGCGAACAGCCGTATCCAGACGGGCAGCTATGTCTCGATCGACTATCTTTCGGCTGGCTATCAGGGCACCTACACCACCTCCGACGCGCGGATCGAATTCGAGCCGGCGAACGGCAAACTGACGCTGGCAGCCTTCGTGAACAATCTGGAAAACAACACGATCTTTGCTGCGGCCTTCCAAAGCCCGGTCAAGAATGGCGTACTCTACAACCAGTTGCGCCCGCCGCGTACCTATGGCTTGCGCGCCTCCTACCGTTTTTGACATGCTCGCGCGGGCAGGGGAGAAAACCTGTCCGCGCAATCGGTACGTAGACGGCAGGCAATCCCGGCCGGATCAAGGCTTGTCGGGCAAAGCGGCGCTTGCTGTCAGCATGCCTGTCATGGGCGTGTCGCGCCCGATAAAAAGTTCCGCGATCAGGGTCCTGAGCCAGGTCGCCGCCGGGTCCCGATGATGGCTGCGATGCCAGAATTGCTTCAACTCGATCAGCCTTGTGTCGAAGGGCGGGGCGATGAGGCGCAAGTGCGCCATGGAGGCAAACAACTCACCAACCGCATAGGGAACCGTCGAGATCAGATCCGATCCGGCGACGAGCAGCGGAACACTCATGAAATGGGGCGATTCAAGCACGACCCTGCGTGACAGGCCCAGATGTCTCAAGCGCGCTTCAAACAGCTCCTGGCTTCGACCTTTCTGCGCAACGACGATATGGCCCAGTGACAGAAAAGTTTCGAGATCGAGCACATCCCGGATCTTGGGATGCTCGGCGCGGGCGATGCAGACGAAGGGGTGATCGAAGAGCTTTTGCGTCATGAAGGCGCTACCCTGGAGATCGGGAAAATAGCCCAGAGCCAGATCGACCGTCCCATCCGCCATCGCGCGCTCAAGTTCGGCGGGAGGCAGCGAGTGGCATCGCAAGGTGATGCCCGGCGCGCGGCGTTCAAGCTCGGAAATCAGTCGGGGCAGGAACACCAACTCGCCAATGTCCGATGTGCTGATCGCAAAGCGGTGTTCGGAGCGTGCCGGATCGAAGCCGGGCTGGGCAAGCAGTTCCTTGTCGACAGTGTTCAGGATACGGCGGACCGGCTCGCGCATGCGCTCGGCCATGGCGGTGGGCGCCATGGCATTGCCCTGGCGAACCAGCAGGTCATCGGCGAAGAAGCTGCGCAGCTTGTTCAAGGCAAAGCTTACATTGGGCTGGCTCATGCCCAGGCGGCGTGCTGTCGCGTTGACGCCCCTTTCCTCAAGAAGGCTGTCGAGCACGACAAGCAGGTTAAGGTCGAGTCTGCGGTAATCCATCCTACTAATATAGCTTATCCGGATAAGCAGTTACACCAATCAGTGAGAGGGGCGCTAATCTCGGCCGCATCGAATGAGAGGATGACCGATGAGTCTGCGCGATCAAACCCTGCCGCCCTTTGTCCACAATGCCTGGTATGTTGCGGGTTGGGCGGATGAGCTGAAATCAGGCGAGCGTTTGGGGCGCACCTTCCTTGGTCAGCCTGTCGCCCTGTTTCGCACCGCTTCCGGCCAGGTGGGGGCTCTGGAAGATCGCTGCGTTCATCGCGCCATGCCGTTGAGCGCTGGTGTTGTGGATGGCGAAGCCTTGCGCTGCCTTTATCATGGACTGGAATTTGGCACACATGGCCGGTGCACGCATATTCCGGCGCAGGACAAGATCCCTGCCACTGCCAAGGTGCGCAGTTTTCCGCTGGTCGAGCGCGATGCGATGCTGTGGATCTGGATGGGCGACGCCGAAAGGGCCGATGAGAACGCGATCCCCGACTATGCCTTCCATCGCGATCCAGTCTGGGCGTGGCGCGGCGCTCATTTCCATGTGAAGGGCAACTGGCAGTTGCTGATCGACAATTTGATGGACCTCTCCCATCTCCCCTATATTCATCCCCATACGATCGGGGGTAATCCGGAACTGCATTTCAAAACTAGGACTGTGGCGACCCGACAGCCCAATGGGGTGCGTGTCGAGCGACGCATGCCCGCTTCCGTGCCTCCTCCGACCTATGTTGCCGCAAAAGGCTTCAAGGGGCTTGTTGATCGCTGGCAGGAGATCGAGTTTGAGCCGATTTTGATCCGTATCCATACTGGTGCCTGCGACGAAGGCACTGGAGCCTATGACGGCAAGCGCGAGCATGGGTTTTCGATGCGTGGTTTCCACGGGATCACACCGGAGACGGAAAGCACCACGCACTATTTCTGGTCGATGGCAACAAACGTGACCACCGGTGACATACCCGATCTTGTTTTCGAGCAGACGGCCCGAACCTTTGAGGAAGATCAGATCGTCCTCGAGCTGCAGCAGCGCCGGATTGAGCAGAGCCCGGAGCGGCCGATCATGGACATTGCAAGCGATGTGGGAGGGCGATTTACGCGCCAGTTCATTCGGAACCTGCTGCGCAACGATGGGGCCAATGGGCAGGTCAATCTGGTGTCAAGCGAAGGAGGGGAACAATTCGCGGTCGGGCAGGCCGGTTCTGCGGAAAATTGAAATAAGATCAGCAATTTTGCGCGGCAGTGTCGCGCTGAATGGAGAGCGGATTTCGAGCCCTCCATTCAGCGCCGTGAAGGTCTGCTATGTCAACGGCCCCTGACCGAGGGCCGGCCGCATAACCTCATGATCCCGATCAGCGCGCCTCCAGCACCATGTTGAACGGGCCTTGGGTGGCACGTCGCACGCTTGCAAAGCCGCCCTCGCGCATAATCCGGGCCAGCCTTTGTTCTCCGGCTTGGGCCCCGAGCGCTTCACCGACCTCCTGATCCAGCGATGTCGGCACGCAAATCATGGTGGAGGCATTGTAATAGAGCCGCCCCACGGGATTCAGATTATCGGCTGGCGCGTCGCCGGCAATGGGCTCGACGACCATCCAGATGCCACCATCCGCAAGGATCCGGCGCATGTGGATGGCGCAACCGCGTGGATCGCCCATGTCGTGCAGGCAATCATACATCGTGATCAGGTCGAAGCCGTCTTCGGTAATGTCCTTCGCCGCCGCCACTTCGAATGTGACGCGGTCAGCAAGGCCATGGTCCTGTGCATGTCGCCTTGCCTCCTCGATCGAGGGTGCATGGAAGTCAAAGCCGATGAACCGGCTTTCCGGATAGGCCTCGGCCATCAGCAGGGTCGAGAAACCGACACCGCATCCGACATCCGCGACCTTGGCGCCGCCGCGAAGGCGTGCCTCCATGCCATTCAGCGCCGGAATCCAGTTCTGAACGATGTTGTTGACGTATCCGGGCCGGAAGAAAGCACCCGTCGCGCAAAACAGACAGCCGGCATGATCGCCCCAGCGCACGCCTGTGCCATGGCGGAAACAGTCCTCGACCTTGGCTTCCGCCTCGATCATCGCCGCCACAAGCTCGAAGGCTCCGGCAAGGTAGACCGGGCTGTCCCGGTTGACGAAAACCATGGCCTGTTCCGGCGACAGGCTGAACCGATCCGAGGCCGGGTCGAACTCCACATAGCCGTTCGCAGCCTGCGCGAGCGCCCATTCGCGGACATAGCGGTCATGCAGGCCGCCTGCCCTTACGGCCAGTTCCTGCGCGCTGGCGGGCGACCGGGCCAAGGCATCGAACAGGCCGAGCCGCATGCCGATGCGAACCGTCGGCACGCTCATCGCACCGCCCAGATCGCCGAGCATCTTTCCAACGAACGCGTGTAGCTTTGTTTCATCGATGATGGGCGGCATGATTTCGCTCCTTCCTTGAGGTCGCGTCACGCGCGACTCCACAGAACGCTCGATTGGCCGGATGATAGCATAATCGACGCAAGCTGACCCTGGCTGCCATAACGTCGCCTATGGGACGCCTGCCTTTTGCAACACTGCCTTGTGGGAAGCCGAAAGCTGGAACCTCCACGGCGGTTTTCCTACGATGAGTGTCCCACGCGCGACAAGGAAGCTGACCAGATAGGCCACCGAATCCGGTTGGCCGCCATGGTTGCCACGGTCGTCGATAATCAAGGCTCTGCAGCCCTTTAGGCTGGTCATCACCTTGTCGAGCGCCTCTTTAAACATCGGTTTTGGGAAAAAGGCCGTGATCTGGATATAGCCAATGCCACCCGCCAGCCAATCGGCGCGAACGATCCCGGCCTCATTGCGGGGCACCGGAGCGGCGGTTGCCGGATGCGGCGGTCCGGCAGCCAGTGACCATACCTGCAAATGCTTGTCATGGGCGATGGCATCAACGTCTGATGACAGCCTTGCGGTAAAGGCCACCAGGTCAGGCTGGGCATCATAAGAGCCGGTGGCCAACGAGGTGGTGATGGCGTTAGCCGCGCGCTCTCCAATATCGGGGAAGACATAGCGTTGGCGCAAAGCCTGCGCGAGGCCGGCGACGATCTCGCTGCGATCTTGCGCAGTAAGCGTCGGAACAGAAGCAGCGGTCTGCGCATGCAGGGTGGATCCCACCGCGCTGCCGAGAAGCAGGTTTGCGAATAGACCTAAACGCAGGGCCTTCATGCTGGAAGCCTTTCCCAAAAGCCCGATCTCGAGCATCACACAGCTATCGTGGATACTGTGATATCCTACCAAAAATCTTCTGTGCCTAGAGGGGTTTGCGTTTGGATTGGCGGCTTGGCCGTTTTTCGCCCGATGCCCTGGAGCGAACCCGATCCAGGCATGTCAGTCTCACCTCCGTCTGACTTGGCAAGTGGCTGTAATGTGAATGGATGGCTGCTGTCGAGAGTTGGGTCCAGGACTGGGAGTGGCAGTATGTTCGCGCATGGTGATGGCCTCGATGATGCCGACCGGGATCGGCCTTCTGGTACGACGGCGACTCCGAGCAGGGCTCTCCTCGGGGCAAATTCGCGGCAAGCGGGGCGCATGGTCGAAGATCACGCATAGGAATTCATTTGCCGCTGCAAGAGCAGCCTGTTGGCCATAATCGTCCAGTTGGATGGTTATCTGTATGTATTTTATGCGAATTATATTCGCAGCGTAAGGTGCCAAATTGTCACAGATTTT is part of the Novosphingobium sp. genome and encodes:
- a CDS encoding LysR family transcriptional regulator, which codes for MDYRRLDLNLLVVLDSLLEERGVNATARRLGMSQPNVSFALNKLRSFFADDLLVRQGNAMAPTAMAERMREPVRRILNTVDKELLAQPGFDPARSEHRFAISTSDIGELVFLPRLISELERRAPGITLRCHSLPPAELERAMADGTVDLALGYFPDLQGSAFMTQKLFDHPFVCIARAEHPKIRDVLDLETFLSLGHIVVAQKGRSQELFEARLRHLGLSRRVVLESPHFMSVPLLVAGSDLISTVPYAVGELFASMAHLRLIAPPFDTRLIELKQFWHRSHHRDPAATWLRTLIAELFIGRDTPMTGMLTASAALPDKP
- a CDS encoding class I SAM-dependent methyltransferase yields the protein MPPIIDETKLHAFVGKMLGDLGGAMSVPTVRIGMRLGLFDALARSPASAQELAVRAGGLHDRYVREWALAQAANGYVEFDPASDRFSLSPEQAMVFVNRDSPVYLAGAFELVAAMIEAEAKVEDCFRHGTGVRWGDHAGCLFCATGAFFRPGYVNNIVQNWIPALNGMEARLRGGAKVADVGCGVGFSTLLMAEAYPESRFIGFDFHAPSIEEARRHAQDHGLADRVTFEVAAAKDITEDGFDLITMYDCLHDMGDPRGCAIHMRRILADGGIWMVVEPIAGDAPADNLNPVGRLYYNASTMICVPTSLDQEVGEALGAQAGEQRLARIMREGGFASVRRATQGPFNMVLEAR
- a CDS encoding aromatic ring-hydroxylating dioxygenase subunit alpha; this encodes MSLRDQTLPPFVHNAWYVAGWADELKSGERLGRTFLGQPVALFRTASGQVGALEDRCVHRAMPLSAGVVDGEALRCLYHGLEFGTHGRCTHIPAQDKIPATAKVRSFPLVERDAMLWIWMGDAERADENAIPDYAFHRDPVWAWRGAHFHVKGNWQLLIDNLMDLSHLPYIHPHTIGGNPELHFKTRTVATRQPNGVRVERRMPASVPPPTYVAAKGFKGLVDRWQEIEFEPILIRIHTGACDEGTGAYDGKREHGFSMRGFHGITPETESTTHYFWSMATNVTTGDIPDLVFEQTARTFEEDQIVLELQQRRIEQSPERPIMDIASDVGGRFTRQFIRNLLRNDGANGQVNLVSSEGGEQFAVGQAGSAEN
- a CDS encoding NAD(P)/FAD-dependent oxidoreductase — translated: MTIPKGRIAIVGAGPAGMATALAAIRLGFDVTLFERAREIKAAGNILNLWPPPQKVLKLIGVDTQDLGAPCHTYFENAKGKRRADVQLPEEVEAEYGGGFIGLLRWGLYQRMIDALPPGVLKLDHHVVSVEDRGDSVRLTFANGTVHDADVLVGADGINSFVRKHLWGDEPIRHQRLHLVGGYLFLDKEPEGVGIIAHNRTTQVSYTPIRHEGKWGYEWWVLEACDPSAAPPSDLIGFCRERARGFPKTVRDLLEATPLEHMQRWEIRDRPPLRAWSKGRIALVGDAAHPTSPYAAYGAGMSIEDGYFLARELAAIDMADTGAVRSALLAFEKRRIPHTVQVTQGAYFTGKIFHHCPRWLRPLRDWVFDHTPFLQKMVGDDMPRHILSQLAEIEDAPPYVPVHKRVQAQIS
- a CDS encoding S41 family peptidase, which gives rise to MLEIGLLGKASSMKALRLGLFANLLLGSAVGSTLHAQTAASVPTLTAQDRSEIVAGLAQALRQRYVFPDIGERAANAITTSLATGSYDAQPDLVAFTARLSSDVDAIAHDKHLQVWSLAAGPPHPATAAPVPRNEAGIVRADWLAGGIGYIQITAFFPKPMFKEALDKVMTSLKGCRALIIDDRGNHGGQPDSVAYLVSFLVARGTLIVGKPPWRFQLSASHKAVLQKAGVP
- a CDS encoding TonB-dependent receptor is translated as MRLKTALIASTLLAPVVLTAPVQAQTVTDAPSDVARSAKSDGADHGIQEIIVTAQRRSENLQKTALAVSAVAGDALVKQSISQATDLTRLVPALQIAPAASYTQIYLRGIGTFGANAFADQGVAFNLDGIYLSRPAAPAALFYDLERMEVLKGPQGTLYGRNASGGAVNVITAKPRLGETSGFVNGEYGNYNAVKVSGAVNLPIGDRWALRVSGQHASHDGYYSDGYDDENTQAARAQLKFDSRTGFDATLMLDYGHVGGKGSGGTIMPLIGNGRLGPSDPAVVAAYLAASPTAPVPQVVTQPNGFQSNNFYGAALTVNQELGFAKLTVIPAFRETDLNFLSYASGFYIRDQEYTHQSSVEARLANSKGMLNWVVGGYFFDERVHASQNYNQGSNILLVTPNLATQSLAAFGQATVTVAPKFRLTGGLRYTDDHKTQNSAVVNSPFVGFVSPATGNFTPIFNPVTSQAISDVHFRKATWKAGAEFDAGPRSLLYASVATGFKSGALYAAQTNNSSQPENLTAYTLGSKNRFLDNRLQLNFEAFLWDYKNQQISHLGPVQIATSPAGAIYAPVFLTENAGSARLHGVEAELVFKPDAANLFTADVQWLHARYRTFRYNAYSATGGAPAVGCAVAPTSLIGASSGAAIYSVDCSGKPLANAPDWTFNMGYEHHVTLGDGSHLTFAANSRIQTGSYVSIDYLSAGYQGTYTTSDARIEFEPANGKLTLAAFVNNLENNTIFAAAFQSPVKNGVLYNQLRPPRTYGLRASYRF